The Phocoena sinus isolate mPhoSin1 chromosome 8, mPhoSin1.pri, whole genome shotgun sequence nucleotide sequence AATGGACGTGGATAGTTACACAGATTTTGCTCTGTCGAAGAATTAGGAGCTAAGGAACTGAGAGTGGGCTGAACTTCAGCCTAAATTCCAaaccctgcctctccccacccccgccccctgcccgcccccgctcccccccccccccccccccccccccccccccgtaatCTCCTGGCCCGCAGCGTGGAATCTGCCCAAGAGGCACCTTGTTCACCTTAGCCCAGTGGCAGTTTCCAGAGGCTTAAGTTATTCTGAACCCATGAAACAATTTTAGAAAGAGATCTATCAACTACAGTAGAGGAGACATAGAGTTCAAGCTTCCAACCTAATAAGAAATTTATCTCCTTAAACAATATCCACATTTATTGATTTCCAGCCACACTCAGCTCTGCAAGAGAAATCACATGTCAAAGATagtggagagggcttccctggtggcgcagtggttgggagtccgcctgccgatgcaggggacacgggttcgtgccccggtccgggaagatcccacatgccgcggagcagctgggcccatgagccgtggctgctgaacctgcgcgtgcggagcctgtgctccgcaacgggagaggccacaactgtgagagtcccgcgtaccgcaaaaaaaaaaaaaaaaaaaaaaaagatagtggagAATTTGTGCTAAAACACAGCTTTGTTTGAGGCGTAGTTTGCTTCTGTCTTCTTATATTCTGTCTTCTTAACAATGTTGAATATAAAGCTTGTCCAAAGGTTCCCTATGCATAAAAGCAAGCTATTTTtccaataaaatgcaaatatacatTTGTAGATCagacaagcttttttttttttgcttttagaaaagTCTGTTACGTTGCTTTGGGATTTTTCTGATCACTCACGATCTAAGCTTGAGCCATCCACACTGTGCTTGactcttccttccccctctcctccatTTCCATTCAGCAACTCATATCGGCACCCTAAAAAACCCATATCATCGGAAGCTGTAACCACAGGCTTCTAAGTGCTTTTCTTATCTCCACAGTCTCCCCTGTCATAATACACCCCACATGTAATAGTTTAGTGGGTAAAACAatgattttatacttttacacTCCTCCTCAGGGCAAGTTCTGAAGACTTCCCTAACTCCCATTCTAGCTTTATCTCCCGCTACATGTATGTAATCTCACATTACATCAATATGGTATGTATACCTCACCGTGTCTCGTGGATGTGTTTCTGAAAAGATGATATTTAAATTTACTTAGTTAAAAATGCCTGAAAGATTTGTAAAcaaaactaataagaaaaaaaatgaaaagcttttttaaggaaaatattgcaTGAACAATGACAAATTATGTCTGTGCAACACAATTGTTGTTAAGTATTGCTTTTTATGTGTCACTTTTCTAAAAACCTGGCTGTTTCTGGAGCAGGGGTAGCCATTATTTCTTGGTGACCTTTACGTCCTCATGTGTGAAGTCTCTGTTCTAACACTCTTAAGAGGCTCTTTCCTGCACTAGGCTTGTTTATAAAGGAAAGCAGACAGCTGTTCAGTTCCTTGGCAGCCGCAGGTATTTCTGTGGGATGCCTTTGGACACAAAAAAGCTGGATTCCCCCGCTGGCTGGAATTTTATCAACTCTGTGAGAGAATTTCTTTGCGGTCCTTTTCTCTGTTGTACATAATATATACTGATGATTGGTGTGAAAACCAAGTcctataacattttttaaaagcccaagcCTTAACAGTCTTAGAAGTTTAGAAGCATCTAGGACATTGTGCACCTATCCACCAACTTTCAAAAGCAGCACATCTTTTGTATAATAAAGTTTGCAGTAATGCTACATAATAGGAAAATACATCCCacctttatctgttttatattattttacagtgTGTTCCAGATGTTACaattaaaatacacattaatgttgttttatttatttatttatttatttatttatttatttatggctgtgttggctcttcgtttctgtgcgagggctctctctagttgcggcgagcgggggccactcttcatcacggtgcgcgggcctctcactgttgcggcctctcttgttgcggagcacaggctccagacacgcaggctcagtaattgtggctcacggggcaggctgctccgcagcatgtgggatcttcccagaccagggctcgaacccgtgtcccctgcattggcaggcagattctcaaccactgcaccaccagggaagccccattaatgTTGTTTTAATGCACCCATTGAGCAGCCTCTAGACTGGAGACTGAGCAAAGAGGACAACGTTCTACTCCCACTTTCCTTAGAATAATGTTCTTTAGCCCCCAGttggcctctcactcctgtgagGATAATGCCcctattttctctttagtttctaTGGTATTTAAATGGCTGCCAAACATACATTGGCTTGGCTATATTGGTTTAACCTCCCTCActaatttataaatatagttaGGGCATTACACAAATAAAAAGAGGCAAAGGTAAATTGAGTTTATACTTTATTAAAATCAAACGATTCTTACAACCCTGAAATGTATATTCAATAATGTTGTATAACTGTACATTGTTCTTTATAAAACTTCAGGTCACGTCTGATTAAAAAACACTTGGACTATATCCTAAATGTCCAGTGATTTATGAAATTTCTTAATGACCCATGGCACATTCTGAAAGACATCAGAGAATAGGGATGGCACTGTGATCCCTTTCCCTTGGAAGTGCTGGATCACTAATGGAATTCTGCATTTTGCAACTCTCCCCAATCCTGGAAGTTTTGCTAACAGGAAGTGCAGCTAGGTGTGCCCTCACTGGAAAGCTAACTTCTTAAAGCTCTCTGTGTAGCTTCTACTTGTGGCCCACAAGTACTTCCTCAGGGTACGAGAACCACTTCTAAGCAGAAATGAAGGCAGAgtcaaaggggaaaagagaagagaaggggggaAATGCTGACTCCTCACCTCTCCCCATGAGAAAATCACATGAAACAGTTGCAGGACCCATGAAAGGATTGCCTAtcttatatttgaaaactataaaataatgtgattccactgggaaaaaaaatcagtagcacCTAAATGCAAACAGTAATCACTGGATTATTATAACAAAAAGTGTGACtaatacttttgtttgttttccactaAGGTAACATATCTGTTTGATAATGGAGGGACAGTCTTCTTTGCTATTTTTATGGCAATATGGGGTAAGTATGTTCTTCCATTGCTTACTTCCTGGCCCTCGTTTTCTGAGGCTGTTGCTCTGTTTATTCATACCCAccatacatgcacacacgcaaacacacataCCATGTATCAATTCAACAGTAAAATCTCTTGTGTCATATGCCCTCTTCACACATTCACTGCTTCTTTGGGAATTTAACTCTTGGTTTAATCTTCTAATCCCTAAAGCCTCAACCTTCCTATACTGTGGAGTATATTTTTCCTGCCCAAAACAGGCAGTAAttgaaaacaaactgaaatatACTAGAATCCAAATTAAGCGTCTTGTATTTTCACTTGTGAAAGTGACactcagaaaatgttttgtttgcttaaggcttccattatatattttttaaccttaCATTTTATGCACTTAGAGATGCAGAATCTATTCCCTATATGATTGAGCAATAATGTCTAATACAAAATAAATCCTGTTCCTATCCAGCATATTAAAACTGTAAAAGTTATGTATAGGTATATGCATTGGCTGACTTTTTTCACTAAGTTTCTCACTGAGTTTTTAAAGAACCCAATTAATTGTGGCCTAAATTAAACCACAGATTGGAATTCCCCATGCTTTGAAGAGAAGTGATCACTTTCCTGGTTAGGGTCAGCTTTCCTACCATAGTCTGTTGAATGCAAAGTCACTGTCAACTTGGCAACTCAAGGGGCTGACTATGTACCTGCtgatacagaaaagtaaaatgtactAGAATTCAAGCCTCTTACTCCTGTTACTTGGATTTCCCAGGAACAGAATCTGTGCCATACTCTCTTTCTAGCTTtaagtcaaaatttaaaaaaaataaaatcacccttCCAATTTTCCTTCAGCAAAATGCCAGTCTTGATATATGGTATTATGACTACACGGGGAGCAGTGAAGAGtcaattccccccccccccccccgccaaaaaaaagtaaaaatgtaatttGGGGTCCCTATTTTCATTGaaggattttttaattaaattattggGTGGGGCAGTCATGGTGAAATCTTTCAGTTTTACCTGATTCCACAAACATTTCctgctaagaaaaaaatagaccaaaatataaattaaggtTACTCAATAGATGATTCAGCACAGtgagaaatggaagaaaggaaacctTTTGGATGATTTACCCTCTATGTTTCTGCTACTCGTCTCATGCTTTTACAGTTCTCTTTGGCACAGGCCACATGAGAGTGATCTTGCTTCAGCTTTTGGATGAAGGATTTGAAAGGCCAGGATATAGTGAACATTTGCCATCTGAAGCCTTTTTCCCCTTAGTTTTATACTGAGGTACGAAGTGGAGGTATGTCATCCATAGGAATGCCATCCCGTGCATTTTCTCGGCCTGCTGGTGTAGATGAATCATTCGCAGTTGGGTTATAATAACTAGAATTTCCAAAACTCACATCGTAAGGTTCCGGTGCATTATCTAATCGCAGAactaaaaaagcaacaaaaaaattgCTTTATAGTGACAGTCTGGAAGATGCATGCTCGGGCATCTGCTAGACTGTAGGAATTGTTCTGGATGAGTTAGTTACACGTTTTTATATGGGATTTTCAGAGattagttttgaattttaaataagtacATATTTTGCAAGccacatttttcttctaaaactatGAACAGTTTAACTTCCAAAATTTCACTGCTGGTGGTCCAAAAATAAAGGAACTAAGGGAGAGATCACAACAGAAATATAGCAATACTTTATATAAAGAAGTATTGACATGtctcattgacttttttttttttttttttttttgcggtacgcggacctctcactgttgtggcctctcccattgcggagcacaggctccgtacgcgcaggctcagtggccatggctcacgggcccagccgctccacggcatgtgggaccttcccggaccggggcacgaacccgtgtcccctgcatcggcaggtggactctcaaccactacgccaccagggaagccctctcattgacTTTTGAATCTTGTGAATTCAGAGCCTTGTCAACATGTTCAGAATTTTTACTTctggtataaaaataatttttaaaaagtgaagagctttaattttaaaatgtgtcattaTTTTACCAAGGGTCTTAATATCATTATGGGTGAGCCATTGAagagggagatgaaagaaaacaatttgtaaAATCTTATGTTTCCTTCTGAGAGATCTAGGTTATTATCCTGATTAATAGTATTggagattgtttttattttcaacaaacaactgactattatttcttttatattcttgaatttaaagaaaacttgGGGCACTAGGTATTTGAATACTAAAGCAGGGACTACTTACTAATTAAACTAGTAATCTCATTATTCAGCTAGGTATTCTCATATCCTACCTATTCCTTAAGCCTTCTGTTTACAAATTGGACCCCCAGGAACCTTAGGAATTTGGGAAAGGTGTCTCAAAGCTGAAAGAGTAAAACAGGTGGTGTAATTGAATTATTCCATTATGCCTCGATCACAATATCTTAGATTATATCAAGTTGTTAGACTGAGCTTTTGCATGTgataacatttaaagaaaatattctgaagttaaaaagaaaaagtttggaaAACCCTGTTGATTGAAATCCTATCCTTCAATTTTGAAAAgtgatagtttttattttctatggatTGCTAGAAGTCCATAAACAGAATTCAGTTAACTTACAATTAATGgatttgattttgaaaattaatatatcAGTAATGTTCCAAACTTATCAAAAATCAACAAGACTTTATCAATGAGACCCAACAGGGgcatttaactattttttatgGTGGCAAGAGTCCCTTGTGTAAAccagaaaacagatttttttttttgtcctgaaatattaaagaaaaaaagggttgAATCAagcatttgattttatttctgtccTAATTACTACTGCATTATTAAGATCAAACACAGTGCTTTATTCTTAGCAGACACATTTCTCATCCATAGATGTGGTGGTTTTTTTGCATCACATGATTGGGAAATTTCTGAATTAAGGTTTATCTGACTTTATGTACCCAAATATGCAACCCTTTAGCAATTCTGTTTTAAAGACTCATTAAGATAATTAATAGAGGGCTATTGTATACGTGCAAACTTTGCAAGAGCTCCAGATTAGAATAAATCATTGTTCAAATTACTGCTACTAAGAGATCCACCAATGGTGAATAATGGCTCCCCAGTTACTTGCTAACAAAACTGGCCATTTTGTTCTTAATATCATGCCATTATCTTTCAATTATAATGATATGTTTTAGGTTCTGGGATTATTACTTAAAACCAATTGTGATGCGATGAGCAACAGTTccaaatggttttaaaatttcacacACAGTTCCATAGTTATTCTGGTTATGTTctttgagaaagagagaatagatCAGAATAAATCTTTAGTTCGTTTCTGTCATATGAATCTCTAAATGCCTTCTAGATAATGCAGTGAACGTTAGCAACTTCACTTAGTTAAAACCACTGTGTACAGGTGAAGTTCTGAAAGTTGTTTTTACCTGGTTCATTTCTGTCGTCATAAAGTCGCCGATGGGAAAAtgagtctgttttcctttttccacaCAGCAAGTAGCCAACAAGACTAAGCAGTGAAGCTCCCAGAATAGCACCTAAAATGGCCCCAAATACCACTCCTGTATTTCTGTTCTCTagaggacaaagaaaaaataatttacagataagaaatagaaaacagttattcaaagaacagaaatatatacATGCGGACTTTGTGTAAGCAAAGAATgtttaacacttttttttaaattagataatggATAGGTATTTACAGaggaatatatatacattgtgtgtgtgtgtgtgtgtgtgtgtgttttataaagTACTGAGTTTGGGGGATATATTGGAAAATATGCTTCCTGATAAAACTGTACTTCAAAATTTGAATTATCTTGAAATACTTCTAAGCTTTAGTTTTATAACTATCTCATTACATATTAACACTAATAGTACTGAAATGCCATGTGTTTTCTCTATTAAGATCTAATTTCTATTGAAGTTGAATtctatattatgtttttaatcaaCTCTGAATCTCTGATGAACTTTAATGATGAGATAAGCTTTGAGTTTGTTTCTATAACAATTGAAAAGTAAAAAGCTAATGGGAGTAAGTAGGTAATAGGAATTGAATCCACAAACCCAAAGTGAAAAGGcattatgaagaaaaagaaatatatcctgATAGAGGGTATTTCCAAATACAACAAATAGACCAAACAAAGCAGGATGTTTGCAGTGCCTTGCACACTGCGAATAGATGTGTAGGTCTGAGTTAAAGGAGTCCAAAATTTCATTCTATCATCCCCTTTATCAAGCACCTTATTTGAAGACTAAGTCATCAATAAATCACTGAATGCTTCCTGGATTTATACTTagtgcattttattttcaagtttaaaaaaaaattgttgagaaGCTTATTAATTAGGTAGGCAAGAGGTCTTATAGGGTCTCTAATTCTATATCAGATTCCATTTATACACAAAAAACATGTTGGAAGGTCAACAGCAGCACATTTTTTACCAAGATAAAAGTGAAGCAAAGTTAACTAAGTGTTTTTTGATTAATGAGCAATGGTAGGATTAAGTACTCAGTATTCTCAATATGTATATTAAGTTTAGAAAGACAAAAcagaatagtttaaaaaaaatctttctgatgGAATATCAGAGTATGTATGAATGGAAAGATGTCTTAAAATTATGaagatatatgtacatacaatATACTGGTTGCAATACCATAATAATCCtagatttcagaatttaaaacttcACCTGTACACTAACAACTTTCAAATAGGAATTTGTTTATATGATTTGGTGTTTATATCACTAATATAATCTGTAGATAAGTTGTATTGGAAATCAGTGAGTTCATGGGGGGAAAagaagagttatttttttttaattccgaaaacaaaaacatggttagacctgagaaaataaaatagaatgaatttTCATTAAACATTAGAGATCTTTTCCACTTTATGTTTTAAAGCTTGACTAATCtctaaatgaaacagaaatgtccCCATAACACAATTTTCTTGTGCTACTCAAAGCTGAATTCCATTTTTATGGTGTTCAGTAGGTACTGAACTAAAAATTGAGGGTATTCTTCtgttgagtttaaaatttttaaatacatatattttaaaaatatatatatttaaaaatacatatatttttaaacttcagttGTATCATATTCCTAAAAACCTGTGAAATTTCAGGTAGTCTTTCTGAAATGCAGTAAAAATTGTTACCCAGTATCTCAAAACTGTACCACTAcctcagtttctgtttcttttcaatcTAACCTacttctcattttgtcccagTCTCATCACATTCTCACATTCCCATACAGTAATGACTAGTCTTTGCTGACTTAAGCCCTAAAATCCCTTCACTATTCACTATGAATATCATGGTTTCTCCCCGCAAAATAAGAACCACCTGTGCTATTGCAGTCTCCTTTTTTTCTAGTGTGGTGCATTTCTTAGGTGTAATGACTTATTTGGAGATTCAGTTtcacacaaaaggaaaattaaatccatttatatttacctTCTTGGGGGTCTGATGTATCTGGAAAGATTTTTGAATTATTGGTTAATTTCAAGGTGGGATATAAAGTTGTTTCTTGATAGGCAGTAAAGCCCGCCAAGCTATCTCCAGTCATGGTAGGCCATCCATCTGTTTCCATTATCATGGGGGTCACAGATATGGTGTTTGATCGTGAAGGGAGGTTGCTAACTGTAATGGAACTGTTGTCAGGAGCTTTCATGGTGTCATTGACCGAAGACCGAGTGAAGTTTTCGGAAGATACAATAGCTGTAGTATCGGGAGGTGCTGAGGCTGGCAGAGGATTTTCATCTGCTACGGATGAGTTCCGAGGCAATTTAGAAACAAAGCTGTGGCTCAAAGGAGGACTTGGGGAAAGTGTGGGCATGAGTTTGAGACTGGAAGAGTTGTCTGTTGACAAATTATGGTAGAAATCTGTTCCATGGGTTTTATTTGATGGATCCCCAAAAGAGAAATTAGTTGCCTTGGGATGGGaggtttctctattttttttatctgAGGTTGAATTTGCTTCACTTTCCAAAGGAATAGATTGATTTTCCCTTGTTTTTAAGTCTTCTGCAATGTTTTGTGTTGTGTTTATTTCTCGACCTTCTTCTCCATGACTTCCAAATAGTAGTAAactaaacaaaattgaaatcaacAGAATTTTGACTGAAGTCAACATTGTAATCTTCTTTGGTATTGGTGTTAATAATgagaatctgaaagaaaataatgaccATTTGAATTATTGAATGAAGTActgaggtttttttaaatggatctacatttttaaagtgataaaaaaaatccagagaCATAATGCTGACATGATAGTACCATACTCTATTCCAaaagtttgtttcctttggattttATTAAAACTAGAGTTACTGagttctattttctatatagtatttctttctttcttcctctaggGAATGCCATGCAAAATCTTTGTCAAGCCAGACActactatttcattatttcaaagaCCATTTAGCTTGGGACAACttgaaatacatacacacacacacacacacacacacgcacatgtattgtacaatatatggactactaagtaatttttaaaaaataatgtaatatagGGCTGCTTTCTTCAACCTATTTAAGAAAACATGTTctttataaagatgtaatttggagtatttattatgaaaatgatgTTATTGATTATACAGTAAACATACCACTTTAAAGTGAGTCAGTCAGGAGCTTcacttgaaaacattttattagttCCTAATTTGAGTTACTTGAATTTGAGGTTAACATCCCTTTTTTCACAGCATGTTTACTCCATGTTACCCTTTTTCCTATTAATCCCAAATAACAGAAAGTCAGAAATACTTTTAGAACTGGGGATTCTTTCATTGCATTCCCttgtataaatgaagaaactggttgtgagtgtgtgtgggaaAAAAAGTACCTAACTAGACTGTGGCAGAGTTGAAGTTTGAGACCGTGGTTCTGACCTCCAATCTGGGCACGTCATTCTGCCTCTTAAGTGTGGAAGCGCCACAATTGGtcttgaaattatatttatattgtaaTTCTGGTTTCTATCACGAATAACATGTGAAAAATCATCATGCCATTAATCAGTTGCTTTATCAATATCATAATCATGCTGACTTCACAGTGTTCTGCAGACTAAATGAAATGATTTATGTAGAAGTTCTCTAAACAATATCGGGCCTAAAGTAAGCAGTTAGTGACTGTTAACTTCCATTTCTTCTTATTGAAACATAATAATATCTCTAAAAATGTCTTACAGTTTATAACATCATCTCATGTGAGCCTCACAACGACCCATTGAGACAAAAAGAGTAGCTCacgttatccccattttgcagatgaagaaaccgaggttCAGGGGGACCAGTAATGGAAGCTAAAAGAAGCAGCACTGAAA carries:
- the MUC15 gene encoding mucin-15 isoform X1; this encodes MLTSVKILLISILFSLLLFGSHGEEGREINTTQNIAEDLKTRENQSIPLESEANSTSDKKNRETSHPKATNFSFGDPSNKTHGTDFYHNLSTDNSSSLKLMPTLSPSPPLSHSFVSKLPRNSSVADENPLPASAPPDTTAIVSSENFTRSSVNDTMKAPDNSSITVSNLPSRSNTISVTPMIMETDGWPTMTGDSLAGFTAYQETTLYPTLKLTNNSKIFPDTSDPQEENRNTGVVFGAILGAILGASLLSLVGYLLCGKRKTDSFSHRRLYDDRNEPVLRLDNAPEPYDVSFGNSSYYNPTANDSSTPAGRENARDGIPMDDIPPLRTSV
- the MUC15 gene encoding mucin-15 isoform X2: MLTSVKILLISILFSLLLFGSHGEEGREINTTQNIAEDLKTRENQSIPLESEANSTSDKKNRETSHPKATNFSFGDPSNKTHGTDFYHNLSTDNSSSLKLMPTLSPSPPLSHSFVSKLPRNSSVADENPLPASAPPDTTAIVSSENFTRSSVNDTMKAPDNSSITVSNLPSRSNTISVTPMIMETDGWPTMTGDSLAGFTAYQETTLYPTLKLTNNSKIFPDTSDPQEVLRLDNAPEPYDVSFGNSSYYNPTANDSSTPAGRENARDGIPMDDIPPLRTSV